A single region of the Anaerolineae bacterium genome encodes:
- a CDS encoding DUF2283 domain-containing protein — protein sequence MRITFDSEVDALYIGFIETTVTAVPVAEDIAVDYAADGRIAGIETSDAPQRFGDPGVFRRVALALPVGIQEPSGARLPEGVEP from the coding sequence GTGAGGATCACGTTCGACAGTGAAGTGGATGCCCTGTACATTGGTTTCATCGAGACCACCGTAACCGCAGTGCCTGTGGCCGAGGACATCGCCGTGGACTACGCCGCGGACGGGCGAATCGCCGGTATAGAGACTTCCGATGCGCCCCAGCGCTTCGGCGACCCGGGCGTGTTCCGGCGCGTGGCCCTGGCACTGCCTGTCGGGATCCAAGAGCCGAGTGGGGCGCGCCTACCGGAGGGCGTTGAGCCATGA